From Molothrus ater isolate BHLD 08-10-18 breed brown headed cowbird chromosome 8, BPBGC_Mater_1.1, whole genome shotgun sequence, a single genomic window includes:
- the PRXL2A gene encoding peroxiredoxin-like 2A, translated as MSFLPDLGAFTMGMWSVGLGAIGAAVTGIVLANTDLFLSKPEKATLEFLEEIELKTLGSEQRTFKAGELWKENGAVIMAVRRPGUFLCREEASELSSLKPQLSKLGVPLYAVVKEKIGTEVEDFQHYFKGEIFLDEKKGFYGPRRRKMMLSGFFRLGVWQNFFRAWRSGYSGNLEGEGFTLGGVYVIGAGRQGVLLEHREKEFGDKVSLPSVLEAAEKIKPQAS; from the exons ATGTCCTTCCTGCCTGACTTGGGGGCCTTCACCATGGGCATGTGGTCTGTTGGCCTGGGAGCCATTGGTGCAGCTGTGACGGGGATCGTCCTTGCTAACACTGACTTATTTTTGTCCAAGCCAGAAAAGGCTACATTGGAGTTTTTAGAGGAGATAGAGCTAAAGACTCTGGGATCAG AACAAAGGACATTCAAAGCAGGTGAACTATGGAAGGAGAATGGTGCAGTGATCATGGCTGTACGAAGACCCGGATGATTTTTGTGCAGAGAG GAGGCTTCTGAGCTCTCCTCTCTGAAACCCCAGCTGTCCAAGCTGGGTGTCCCTCTCTATGCTGTTGTGAAAGAGAAGATAGGGACTGAAGTGGAGGATTTTCAGCATTACTTCAAAGGAGAAATCTTTCTGGATGAAAAG AAAGGCTTTTATGGTCCACGCCGACGAAAAATGATGTTGTCAGGCTTCTTCCGCTTGGGAGTTTGGCAAAATTTCTTCCGTGCTTGGAGAAGCGGATATAGTGGAAATCTGGAAGGAGAAGGATTCACCCTGGGAGGTGTATATGTGATTGGGGCAGGAAGACAG GGTGTTTTACTGGAGCATCGTGAGAAAGAATTTGGAGACAAAGTCAGCCTTCCATCTGTCCTTGAAGCTGCTGAGAAGATAAAACCACAAGCTTCATAA